TTTATTACAGAAGCAAGACTTTATCGGAAAAAAATTACAGaagcaagaaaaacaaaagggtATGTTAGCACTCAGTAGCCGCCACAACATGGTAATCAGGAGCATGATNNNNNNNNNNNNNNNNNNNNNNNNNNNNNNNNNNNNNNNNNNNNNNNNNNNNNNNNNNNNNNNNNNNNNNNNNNNNNNNNNNNNNNNNNNNNNNNNNNNNNNNNNNNNNNNNNNNNNNNNNNNNNNNNNNNNNNNNNNNNNNNNNNNNNNNNNNNNNNNNNNNNNNNNNNNNNNNNNNNNNNNNNNNNNNNNNNNNNNNNNNNNNNNNNNNNNNNNNNNNNNNNNNNNNNNNNNNNNNNNNNNNNNNNNNNNNNNNNNNNNNNNNNNNNNNNNNNNNNNNNNNNNNNNNNNTCTTTTTGTATAATTTTGTTGGATATTCCTTTAATTCATTACGTGATAGTAGCTCGTTGGTGCTAAATTTCACACCCACATTAAATTTCTATTTTTGAGATACCACGATAAGCGCTACAAAttcccgcggcaacgcgcggggtattGTCTAGTTTTTAAAGTTTGAGAAGAGAAGGGAAGCTGTTTCCTGGCGTAAACGAATTTACTCATGGGCTGTATACACATGCATTTTCTTCAGACAGTAAGAACTAAGAAGTAGCATGCGATTAATTTGGCACGAACCCACGGGAGGTATGCTAATCCAAGCATACAAGCTTGCAGTGTGAGGACGACGCCGTCGCCGTTGAGTGGATGAAATGATCCATGGGCGGCTCGGACACCCGGAGGAGCTCCTCCAGATACTCGGCGCCGAGGTCCTCCAGCACCACCGCGCCGGTCGTGGCAGACCGCGATGCCTCCTGCACGGCGGCAACCCGGCGCTGCTGCTTCACGGGCCTCTTGTTGGGCGACCGCCTGCGTGTGCGGTGGCGGCGCTTGAGCGCGAGCACGGGCGAGCCCACGACGGCGCCGAGCGCAAGCGCGCGGAGCGACTCCCGGACGCGCTCGACGGGGAAGTTGAGCACGGCGGCCTCACCGCGCGCGGAGAAGGCAGCCTGGTCGTAGGCCATGGCGGCCGCCTCCGGGCTGCCGAAGGTGCCGAGCCACACGCGGGCGCCGTTCCGCGTCGAGTCCCGGATCTCGGCCGCGAACTTGCCCCACGGGCGCGTGCGCACCCCAATGAAGTCCTTGGCCATAATGGGCATGGCTGCCGGGGCTTGGTGACCGCGGCCCTTCGGCGAGCTGCTGCCCACGGGCACATGTGGTGCGGCAGCCCCCACGGCCGTCATGTCGGAGGAGGACGAGCTTGAAGAGAGAGAGGGGTCAGAGCAGGAGGCATGATCCGTGGACTCCAAGAGGGTGCCGAGGAAGGCCATGTCGTCCATGTCGCTCATGTCGTAGTAGGaagacggtgcggcggcggcggcggagtagcGGTGGTGCTGGTAGTAGGATCCCGGCGGGAAGGTGACGGCGAAATGCTGCTCCATCGGTTGACCGGCCGAGGCTGATCGATGGGGAGAGACAGTGGCTGCTGCTTCCTGCTTGGTTCGGGGTTTTGCGGGGCTTGACAAGCAACAGGAAACGCGCGGGGGTTTTATACAGCTCCTGATTTGATCGGACTAATTTAAAAGGAAACAGACTACAGAGCTCAGCGATGATCTAACCATGACATCAAAGCGTGCCAACCAGCGGGTACGAGGCAACCAGCCGGTGCGGTGCAACTGAGAGAGACTCGCCGGACACAGGAAGCGGCAGAACGCCCCTTCGGGCTTACGTAGGGCGGCGGGATACGACGAAACACCAGGCCGTCAGCATCGCGCTTCAGGGTGTTCGGAGGAGCCTGATCATGCCCTTCCGCTATGGTGTGAAGTTCCAGGGTGGGATTCCTCCTCCCTCCGATGGGGTTCTTCTTCGTTTTGCGTCATTTTAACTTTATAACCGTAAATTTCAAGTATAGGAcacaaaaattatatcactgaaaactATAGTACGTTTTAACACGAATTGAACGGCATAATTTTTCGTGACATacaatatttgtttttatttatgagaatttttttgaTCTATTCATCATCAATCATGATAGTCAAAGAAcaccaaaaataattaaaaaaatactGACGACTATAAGCACTGCAGTCAGTGGCATACCTAGCGGGGGTGCCATGGCACACATAGAATTTTGAGAAATATATTTTATCATGTATAATAATTAGTTGATTTTTAAGGCCCATCCTTTATTTCATTTCTGGGTCTGCCACTGACTGGAGTGAGCCGACGACGCGCCGTCACATCATCACCCCTCCCTTACAGAAGAGGGGGTCGTCGCTGGTGACCTGGCCATAGAGGCGTGGACCCATGTGTGGCTTGGTGAATGTCTAGGTCTGGGCACCGTTTTCACACAAGAGGGCACGAGCATGTTGGTCTTTTGAGTAGCATGCATTTAAAAGCTCATACACCTCAAATTGTACTCATATATAATTTATATCACAAAGCGAGTGTTTTTGTATAAAAAGATGTAGCTCCTGTCACTTTGGCTTTTTAGGTTTCAACTACAGTGTGATGACGCGCTCCCTCCTGTTCTCTCCAATGCTTTTTCACCCACCCCTCACCTGCACCTTTGCCGACTTTCTCCACTGCCCCCCTCATTACCCAACTTCTCCTTTCTTTCCATCGACAACTCATTGCCCCCATTCCTCCTTACTACACGATCGCCTTGCTACTCCACAAATCCACCTCCATCGGACGCTGTCTTCCACCACAGCCTCCTTTGACAGTGCCAAGTAGGGATGCCGCTGCTTCCGGTCAATCCGACATTTAATCCCCAAGGGAGCATACTATCTTTCTGGCTATTGGTGTGTCaccacctcatcatcatccccaACTTTCAGTGACAACATCACTCGTTGTCGTTTCCCTAAGTAGGTCGATAAGTGCTATCAGCCCTCCTCGCCCACCTTTTCTCTTTCTTCATATTCATTTTTCATACTCCTTCCTGCTCAAGCATGTCCCTATGACCTTGGTTGGGTAGATTCTTCAACTTCAAGAGGTTGTCTTTTTCGCGggaaaaacttccgatctattcatcgaATATTATGGCAGTACAAAGAAAATAGGAAGtaacaaaaattacatccatgtTCATAGACCACTAGCGACAATTACAAGCACCAGAGCGAGCCGAAGGCCCGCAACCATCATCGTCCGTCCCTTATAGAAGCCTGACAAACCTCATTGTAGTACATAGTTGGTAAGTCATTGTGCTGAGACCCAAAaggaccagcacaccagaacatcaaccatcgccgatgaagagaagTGTAGATCGAAAAGAACGAATCCGTAGATACACGAACACAGACGAACGAAGACCAGATCCATCAAAGACAAACACCGACCGAATCGCGCGAGATCcatcggagacacacctccacacaccctccAATAACACGAGACGCACCAGCGGGACGGGGCCTAGGCGGAAAGAACTTTATTCCATCTTTAGGGTGTCGTTGTCACCTTGCCTTCTTAAACATGACACAAACCCTAAACATACTAAAACAAATACCCAAAAACCGAAGCAGAAGCTCTCCGAGcgacaagggccgggatccaccatgCCTCCGGCCCTAAGGTCGTAGAAGACGAGGCAGATCAACACCGGTGCCGGCGGGAGGCAGGAAACTCTAGACACGTGGGAGGATAAAAACGTTTCGAGGTGATACTTCCAAGAGGTTATCTGTCCCGTTGAATAGCCGTTTAGAATAGGAAGTGATGGTCAAATCGGTATAAGCCTGGACGTTGATTAGCCGACTAGCCGTAGAGACGCGGTGTGGAGGTTTGTAACCAGGGCTTGTTTGACCGAAGATCAGCCTGATGCGAAGGCTGACCGACCTGGACGACATATCCTGACCGTTGAAAATCGTTAAACCTGGTTCTGGTCATATCCTGAACGTTGAAAACCGTTAAACCAGCTAGTAAGACTCCACTAGTGACAAGAATTCTTACCAAGTTAACCAATTCTACGCTATATCACCGACTGTTATGTTGCGTAGGTTGTATCAGCACTAATTAAGTGCAATATAATAGCTACTGTAGCACAGACCGCCAGGAATTAATATGCAAATGAACGGCAGAGGTAATCTGGTTCAACCAGTCGCGGAGCCAGCGTTGTGGCGTTGGGTTCAAGTGAACCCAACGATTTTCTGCTGCCACGTATGTGTATGTAGGTTATCATGTGCGTGAACCCATTAGAAAATCAAGGCTGCATCCATCGGAATTTGGAATTCACAAGCGAAAAGCCTTTTAGTCCAGAAATCTTCACACGAGTAGCCCAGCTAAGGCCCATACGTAGACTGCTACTGTCCCATGCGTGCGTTAGATGACTCATAACGCATCAGGTCAAAACGCATCAGGTCACGTGTGTTGTGAATCGACGACTCTCGCTCGCCAAGACTTACGCGGTCTTCCCTCTAGTCCGCCTCTCCCCATCTTGTTCGCCCATCGCGGCGACGGCGCATCCGCCTAGTCTTCCCCCGACAGCCCGCAAGGAAGCAACATCAGGTCGGCGTGCAGTACAAATTCAAGATACTAATAGATCACCACATATTCTTCTTCTTATGCATGTTCTATTTAGCCTAGCCTTTGCCCTAATTTTCTAATTAACTTTTCCTGAAGTTTGATTGATCTCGGCAGTGGAGCAATATTTCTCAAAGAGAAACCAATCACCAGATTCAGATTATGATGTAGGCACTTCAAGGCCGCCTGTTAGATGCAGGTAAAGTGCATCAAATGTCGTTGAAGTAAGTACTCTTACAGATTTCGAAAAAAGGAAAAATCCATGTATTATTTGTGTTGCCGCCTTTTTCACAGATCATAACGAGGGGCAAGTTGTGAGTGATGCATTGGTAATTAATTGACTGGAATGGTCGAAAGGGAGCAGACTGTAATGTGAGTGATTGTACATGCTTCTTTTGATTTATGGTATTATACACTTGTCAATGTAACTTGACTATTTTGCCGGTGTTTTCGGGAAGGAGAAGCTGCACCAGAAGCTATGAAGTTTTTTTGGAATTACTCTATTCACAATATGTAAACAAGAGATTTTTATAATATCATCCAACTGGTATGTCTTGCTGTTTTTCTTTGCAAATGTTATACTTTTTTTGTTTTCAATGTATAAAATATAAGTGCTATCATATTTGTATTTGTGTGCTAGCCTCTCGTTATATGGTAGTGTGAAATTAGACACTGTACTTAATTATGTCATACTAAATTTTCACAATAAATCAGTCATGAACCCATTGGCTCGattttctggctccgcccctgggtTCAACTAGGTTTAGAGTATGCAAACGCTGACCACCTAAAACGCAAGAAACACAAGCACGGACCTGGGACAGTCCTGCAACGGCAAGGAGGCTTAGGGCATCTTCAACTCGTGGACCACCAAACCGCTCGCATACGTCCGGACCGCGTAGTCCGGACGTGTTGTGCCATCTAACGTGGTCCTGTATCAGTTCACTAGGTGATTCGGATGCTATAAACCAAGACAAACTTAGCGGGGAGGCTTTGCTGGCGTCCGGGCCGCTGCCACATCCGCTTCTGACTGCCCTAGCCCACCCAAACCCCTTCCCTGGCGTGCGCACTTCCCGCCCAAAAGGGTCAGCGTCGTTCCAGAGCATCAATGGCGCATTCATGCCCaaccagagcggacgcgacctctcactaccgccggcattgaagcggcatgCCGACATAGatagcgccgcttcccggtgcacgcgaccgCTTCGTGTTCAAACGACACCATGACCATCAGTCGTCCTACATTAATGGCACGCGGTTGCGAaggaacctactccggtgccaccCATCTGTCTGTCTACCGCCCGCTATATAAACTCCAGTGCCGGCCATAGCTGCAGTCATCCTCCTCCGGTCCCTTTCTCCTCTCAGGACCACTCCCACCATGGCCTCCTCACACTCCAAAGCCCTCTTGGACGGACTATCGTCGGAGCAGAAGAAGGAGACGACCACCATTGCTGTCGGCTGGCAGGCCAGTAGGCAGCCGGAGGCCGACGACGTCCTAATGGAAGACGCGACAGAGGACGAGCCGGCGCCACCCTACTCGCCGGTGCATGTCGGCATGGCCATGGGAAATGCCCGTGCCGACTAGATGGACATGGTGCAGGAGGAGCGCAAGGAGCAGTTCCGGGCGGCGCAAGCCGACCAGGCCTACAACCTCCAGCTCCTCAAGGAACATCGGCAGGTGGAGGAGTAGCTCGCCGCCGGGAGGGCCATCGCGCCGGACGCGGACATGGCAGAGCAGGCGGCGCTGCCTGAGTCCTGCCGCACCGCCCGCGAGATCCGTCAGGCGAAACTGGAGGCCGCCTACAAGGAGATGAACGAGGCGGCGGACGAGGTGTGGGGCAAGATCGATGACGAGGAGGACATCGCCAACTCCGCCAAGGCCGCGCCCCGCTTCCACGACCTCGAAGTCAGCATGTCGGCAGGCATGGCCGCCGCTcgggtcccgggaaggccaccgttCTTCCCCTCCGCCTGAAGCCAAGCTTGGCGTGCTGAAAATCGTAGGTCGATTAGCCGCTCAAGTTCCGGTGGTGGAGGCTGCGGAGGCATCGCGCCGAGGCGGAAGTGAAGAAGGCGAAGGCAAGAGCCGGAGCTTCAGTTCTCGGGAGTCATGGCCGGACATGGGGAACGGGTGCTGGCAATCATTTATATTAGATTTAGAATAGGGTTTGGTCAAAAGTTGTCCAAAATGTAACGTCGGTTCATATGAAATATGTTCGAATGTAATGAATCTCGTTCGGTTTACATGGAAAATCTGAagtgtttgcatgaatttcttcCGGTTTGTTTGAACCGTGTTTAAAATGTATGCGGGCAATGTTGGATGACCGTTTCCGGCATTAGTCTGTGGACTGGCCCAtctggctgaaggaaatatgccctagaggcaataataaagttattatttatttccttatatcatgataaatgtttattattcatgctagaattgtatt
This region of Triticum aestivum cultivar Chinese Spring chromosome 2D, IWGSC CS RefSeq v2.1, whole genome shotgun sequence genomic DNA includes:
- the LOC123055948 gene encoding ethylene-responsive transcription factor 1B-like gives rise to the protein MEQHFAVTFPPGSYYQHHRYSAAAAAPSSYYDMSDMDDMAFLGTLLESTDHASCSDPSLSSSSSSSDMTAVGAAAPHVPVGSSSPKGRGHQAPAAMPIMAKDFIGVRTRPWGKFAAEIRDSTRNGARVWLGTFGSPEAAAMAYDQAAFSARGEAAVLNFPVERVRESLRALALGAVVGSPVLALKRRHRTRRRSPNKRPVKQQRRVAAVQEASRSATTGAVVLEDLGAEYLEELLRVSEPPMDHFIHSTATASSSHCKLVCLD